Proteins found in one Paenibacillus dendritiformis genomic segment:
- a CDS encoding SDR family oxidoreductase, which yields MNVRQLFDLTGKTAIITGGGRGLGAQIAQGLAEAGANLVLCSRKEEACRETAVRIERDTGVRCHAMACDVRRPDEVRRVAERTAEIYGRIDILVNNSGASWGAPAVEMPLEAWNKVMDINVTGTFLMSQAVGRMMIGQGGGTIINIASVAGLSGTDPQWLDAVGYSASKGAVIALTRDLAVKWGKHQIRVNAIAPGFFPTKMTREVLHHGSEQILRLTPLGRLGSDSDLKGSAVFLASDASNYMTGAVLAVDGGMSAM from the coding sequence ATGAATGTCAGGCAGTTATTCGACTTGACGGGCAAGACGGCGATCATCACCGGCGGCGGCCGCGGGCTTGGGGCACAGATTGCGCAAGGGCTGGCGGAAGCCGGGGCCAATCTGGTCCTGTGCTCCCGGAAGGAGGAAGCGTGCCGGGAGACGGCTGTTCGCATCGAGCGGGATACGGGCGTGAGATGCCATGCGATGGCATGCGACGTCAGACGCCCGGACGAGGTGCGGCGGGTGGCGGAGCGAACGGCGGAGATCTATGGCCGCATCGACATTTTGGTCAACAACAGCGGGGCCTCCTGGGGTGCGCCCGCTGTTGAGATGCCGCTCGAAGCGTGGAACAAGGTGATGGATATTAACGTGACGGGGACATTCCTCATGTCGCAGGCGGTCGGCCGGATGATGATCGGGCAGGGCGGAGGCACAATCATCAACATCGCTTCCGTAGCCGGCCTGAGCGGAACCGATCCGCAGTGGCTCGATGCCGTCGGCTACAGCGCGAGCAAAGGAGCGGTCATCGCGTTGACGAGGGATCTGGCGGTCAAATGGGGCAAGCATCAGATTCGCGTCAATGCAATTGCGCCCGGATTTTTCCCGACCAAGATGACTCGGGAGGTGCTCCATCATGGAAGCGAGCAGATCCTCCGTCTTACTCCGCTCGGGCGGCTCGGCTCGGACAGCGATCTCAAGGGGAGCGCCGTATTTCTGGCGTCTGACGCTTCCAATTACATGACCGGAGCGGTGCTGGCCGTGGATGGGGGCATGTCGGCCATGTAG